GCCGGACTCCATGACCTGCACCCGGCACCGCACACCGAGATCGGCCAGCCGCGCCTCCAGGCCGGCCAGGTAGGAAACCATGATCGGGCCGATGTAGGCCGACATCAGCGTGGTGGTCGAGCGCTCGTACTCGCGCATCTCGGGCCAGATCTCCGACGAGGCCACGACCGTCGCTCCGGCCGGCAGCTCCTCGCGCAGGATCTCGGCCACGCGGCGCTCGTGGACCGGATTGGCGTAGGAGTGCAGCAGCGCCACCGAGACGGAGCGGATGCCCCGGCTCGTGATCCGGCCGGCGATCGCCCTGACCGCGCCCTCGTCCAGGTCACGGAGGATCTTGCCATCCGCGCCCACCCGCTCCGGCACCTCGAAGCAGTCCTCCACCGGGACCGGCGAGGCGGGCGGGTCGAAGCGCAGGTCGAACCGGTCCTCCTCGACCCGGGCGTAGCGGCCCAGCGGCAGCATGCTGCGGAACCCGAGCGTGGTGACATGGGCGACGCGCACGCCCTGCCCCTCGAGGATCGCGTTGGTGGCCAGTGTCGTGGCGTGCACGACGCGGCCGACCTGCTCGGGCCGCACCCCGGCGGCGTCCAGGGCCGACCGGACGCCGGTGACGATGCCCCGGGCCGGGTCGTCGTGGGTGCTCAGGGTCTTGGCCACCGCGGCCTGCCCGTCGGGCCCGGCGAGCACGACGTCGGTGAAGGTTCCACCGACGTCCACGCCGAGCGCGTAACTCTGGTCCAGGATGTCCACTCGGGTCGCTCCTACTTCGCGTTCATTCCGGCGTCGACCGGCAGGACGACCCCGGTGACGTACTTGGCCTCGTCCGACGCCAGCCACAGGACGGCGTGGGAGATGTCGCGGGGCTCCACCCACGGGATGGGCAACAAGTTGGTGGCCGTGAAGCTGTCTTCGACGTCGCTCTTGGCCGGATGCTCGAGGTCCGGCCGGAAAACGCGGAACGTGGTGTCGTTGATGATCATGTCGGTGTCGACGTTGCCGGGGTGGATCGTGTTGACGCGGACGCGGTGCTCGGCGAGTTCCATCGCCAGCGTCCGCGCGAGGCCGACAACCCCGTGCTTCGACGCGGCGTAGTTCCCGTAGTTGGGCACGCCCTTGAGCCCGGCGGCGGAGCTGGTGATGATCACGGATCCGCCCTCGCCCGTGGCGAGCAGGTGGGGAACCGCGGCCCGGATGGTGTGGAACACGCCGGTGAGATTCACGTCGATCGTGGTCTGCCACAGCTCGTCGGACATCTCCCAGAGCTTGCCCGGCATGCCGAAGATCCCCGCGTTGGCGACGACCACGTCCAGCCGTCCCAGCTCTGCCACCCCGTCGGCAACCGCCCGGGTCAGCGCGGCCCCGTCCCGCACGTCGGTTCGCGACGTCACGATGCGGCGACCGAGCTTCTCCACCAGCGCCTGGGTCTCGGCCAGGTCCGCCTCGGTAGCCCCCGGGAACGGCACCGTCGCCACCGGTCCCGCGATGTCGACGGCGATGATGTCGGCGCCCTCCTCCGCCAGCCGGACGGCGTGCGCCCTGCCCTGGCCTCGAGCCGCTCCGGTGACGAGCGCGACCTTTCCTGCCACACGTCCCATGACT
The window above is part of the Amycolatopsis thermoflava N1165 genome. Proteins encoded here:
- a CDS encoding mycofactocin-coupled SDR family oxidoreductase, yielding MGRVAGKVALVTGAARGQGRAHAVRLAEEGADIIAVDIAGPVATVPFPGATEADLAETQALVEKLGRRIVTSRTDVRDGAALTRAVADGVAELGRLDVVVANAGIFGMPGKLWEMSDELWQTTIDVNLTGVFHTIRAAVPHLLATGEGGSVIITSSAAGLKGVPNYGNYAASKHGVVGLARTLAMELAEHRVRVNTIHPGNVDTDMIINDTTFRVFRPDLEHPAKSDVEDSFTATNLLPIPWVEPRDISHAVLWLASDEAKYVTGVVLPVDAGMNAK